One window of the Eucalyptus grandis isolate ANBG69807.140 chromosome 6, ASM1654582v1, whole genome shotgun sequence genome contains the following:
- the LOC104452306 gene encoding egg cell-secreted protein 1.1, which produces MPPIPKLFIFLLVLASSYFAIATEASRAIPEHNPASLATRLKVAENGSDSPHCWESMFQLQACTGEVIMFFLNGETYLGPGCCQAIRTIEHECWPNLLSSLGYTTEEGDILEGYCDAAETLDPPPPAVPNKGVPNIGG; this is translated from the coding sequence ATGCCTCCAATTCCCAAGCTTTTCATCTTTCTACTCGTACTCGCGTCTTCATACTTTGCCATTGCGACCGAAGCTAGCCGAGCCATCCCAGAGCACAACCCAGCGAGCCTTGCGACTCGGCTGAAGGTGGCGGAGAATGGGTCGGACTCACCGCACTGCTGGGAGTCGATGTTCCAGCTACAGGCCTGTACTGGCGAGGTGATCATGTTCTTCCTCAACGGAGAGACCTACTTGGGTCCTGGTTGTTGCCAAGCCATTAGGACCATCGAGCACGAGTGCTGGCCCAACCTGTTGTCTTCGCTAGGGTACACAACCGAAGAGGGCGACATCCTTGAGGGCTACTGCGATGCCGCCGAAACCTTGGACCCACCGCCGCCGGCGGTACCTAATAAGGGCGTTCCAAACATTGGAGGGTGA
- the LOC104450842 gene encoding cellulose synthase A catalytic subunit 6 [UDP-forming] — MDTGRLVTGSHNRNEIILINADEVGRVTCVKHLSGKICQICADEIEITGDGEPFVACNECAFPVCRHCYEYERSEGTQACPHCKTRYKRIKGSARVEGDEEEENTDDLEREFDIGESGRGNLHCMAEGMQSTHLNFGPNLQTHASGFTTPSELDASSVVPEIPLLTYGQENVGISFNKHALIIPPLMGQGRRIHPMPNSDSSVPLPPRALDPKKDSAVYGYGTVAWKERMEEWKKKQNERLQVVKHDRGSDGQEPDDADLPTMDEGRQPLSRKLPIPSSKISPYRLIIILRLVILGLFFHYRILHPVNDAYGLWLTSVICEIWFAMSWILDQFPKWYPIKRETYLDRLSLRYEKEERPSKLADIDIFVSTVDPMKEPPLITANTVLSILAVDYPVDKVACYVSDDGAAMLTFEALSETSEFAMKWVPFCKRFNIEPRAPEWYFSQKVDYLKDKVNPEFVRERRDMKREYEEFKVRINVLVAMAQKVPEEGWTMQDGTPWPGNNVRDHPGMIQVFLGQNGDRDVEGNELPRLVYVSREKRPGFDHHKKAGAMNALVRVSAVITNAPYLLNVDCDHYINNSKALREAMCFMMDPISGKKICYVQFPQRFDGIDRHDRYSNRNVVFFDINMKGLDGIQGPIYVGTGCVFRRQALYGYDAPIKKKPPGKTCNCWPKWCCLCCGSRKRGRKMKSNEQKKTLRNREASKQIHALENIEEGIEGIDNEKSSLMSRVKFEKKFGQSPVFIATTLMEEGGVPKGATTASLLKEAIHVISCGYEDKTEWGKEVGWIYGSVTEDILTGFKMHCHGWRSVYCIPKRPAFKGSAPINLSDRLHQVLRWALGSVEILLSRHCPIWYGYGCGLKWLERFSYINSVVYPLTSIPLIAYCTLPAVCLLTGKFIVPEISNYASLIFMALFISIAATGILEMQWGGVGIHDWWRNEQFWVIGGVSCHLFALFQGLLKVLAGVSTNFTVTSKAGDDGEFSELYLFKWTSLLIPPLTLLILNIIGVIVGVSDAINNGYETWGPLFGKLLFALWVIVHLYPFLKGFMGKQDRLPTIIIVWAILLASILTLLWVRINPFISKDGIVLEVCGLDCN, encoded by the exons ATGGATACAGGAAGGCTTGTGACTGGTTCTCACAACAGGAATGAGATTATTCTCATCAATGCAGATGAAGTTGGACGT GTGACTTGCGTTAAACATCTAAGTGGGAAAATTTGCCAGATCTGTGCGGATGAGATAGAGATAACAGGGGATGGAGAGCCATTTGTTGCTTGCAATGAGTGTGCATTCCCTGTTTGTAGACATTGCTATGAGTACGAAAGGAGTGAGGGAACTCAAGCATGCCCTCATTGCAAAACTCGATATAAGCGTATTAAAG GGAGTGCGAGAGTTGAGggcgatgaagaagaagaaaatacagATGATTTGGAGCGTGAGTTTGATATTGGAGAGAGTGGAAGAGGGAACCTGCACTGCATGGCTGAGGGCATGCAATCCACTCACCTTAACTTTGGGCCCAACTTGCAAACGCATGCTTCTGGCTTCACTACGCCATCAGAGCTGGACGCATCTTCTGTGGTTCCTGAAATTCCGTTATTAACCTATGGTCAAGAG AATGTTGGGATTTCCTTTAATAAGCATGCTTTGATTATACCACCATTAATGGGTCAAGGAAGACGGATTCATCCAATGCCCAATTCTGATTCTTCTGTGCCAT TGCCACCAAGAGCTTTGGATCCAAAGAAAGATTCAGCAGTCTATGGATATGGAACCGTGGCATGGAAGGAACGGATGGAAGagtggaagaagaagcaaaatgaaagaCTTCAGGTTGTTAAGCATGATAGAGGAAGCGATGGACAGGAACCAGATGATGCTGATTTGCCCAC GATGGACGAGGGAAGACAGCCTCTCTCAAGGAAGTTACCAATTCCTTCCAGCAAGATCAGTCCTTACAGATTGATAATTATTCTGCGGCTTGTGATCCTTGGATTGTTCTTTCACTATCGAATTCTTCACCCCGTGAATGATGCATATGGATTGTGGCTTACATCAGTGATATGCGAAATCTGGTTTGCTATGTCATGGATACTGGATCAGTTTCCAAAATGGTACCCAATTAAACGAGAAACATACCTTGACCGCTTGTCACTGAG gtatgaaaaagaagaaaggcccTCCAAATTAGCTGACATAGACATATTTGTGAGTACAGTGGATCCCATGAAAGAACCTCCTCTTATAACTGCAAACACTGTTCTGTCCATACTTGCTGTAGATTACCCAGTCGACAAAGTAGCATGCTATGTCTCAGATGACGGGGCAGCGATGCTCACCTTTGAAGCCCTTTCCGAGACATCAGAGTTTGCAATGAAGTGGGTCCCATTCTGTAAGAGATTCAATATTGAGCCTAGGGCCCCAGAATGGTATTTTTCTCAGAAGGTTGACTATTTGAAGGACAAAGTGAATCCTGAATTTGTGAGAGAACGCCGCGACATGAAG AGAGAATATGAAGAGTTCAAAGTTCGGATAAATGTGTTGGTGGCAATGGCACAGAAAGTTCCTGAAGAGGGTTGGACAATGCAGGATGGCACTCCGTGGCCTGGGAACAATGTCAGAGATCATCCTGGAATGATCCAG GTTTTCCTTGGCCAAAATGGTGACCGTGATGTTGAAGGAAATGAATTACCTCGTCTAGTTTATGTCTCTCGCGAGAAGAGACCTGGTTTTGATCATCACAAGAAAGCTGGTGCCATGAATGCTCTG GTGCGGGTCTCAGCAGTCATCACAAATGCCCCTTATTTGCTGAACGTGGATTGTGATCATTATATAAACAACAGCAAGGCTCTTCGAGAAGCCATGTGCTTCATGATGGATCCAATTTCGGGCAAGAAGATATGTTATGTGCAATTTCCACAGAGATTTGACGGGATAGATCGTCATGATAGATACTCAAATCGTAATGTAGTATTTTTTGAT ATAAATATGAAGGGTTTGGATGGCATACAAGGACCAATTTATGTCGGAACTGGTTGTGTCTTCCGGAGGCAGGCTTTGTATGGATATGATGccccaataaaaaagaaacctcCCGGGAAAACATGTAACTGTTGGCCAAAATGGTGCTGCTTGTGTTGTGGATCTAGAAAAAGAGGTAGGAAAATGAAGTCCAATGAGCAAAAGAAGACATTGAGGAACAGAGAGGCTTCAAAGCAGATTCATGCACTGGAAAATATTGAAGAGGGAATTGAAG GTATAGACAATGAAAAATCATCACTAATGTCCCGAGTAAAGTTCGAGAAGAAATTCGGTCAATCCCCAGTTTTTATAGCTACAACCCTGATGGAAGAAGGTGGTGTCCCAAAGGGAGCCACTACTGCATCACTTTTGAAAGAAGCCATTCATGTCATTAGCTGTGGTTATGAGGACAAAACGGAATGGGGAAAAGAG GTGGGCTGGATATATGGCTCCGTTACAGAGGATATTCTAACGGGCTTCAAGATGCATTGTCATGGCTGGCGATCTGTATACTGCATTCCTAAGCGGCCCGCTTTCAAGGGTTCAGCTCCAATAAACCTATCAGATCGCCTGCATCAGGTTCTCCGTTGGGCTCTTGGATCGGTTGAGATCCTTTTGAGCAGGCATTGTCCGATATGGTATGGGTATGGCTGTGGCTTAAAATGGTTAGAGCGGTTTTCTTACATCAACTCGGTCGTCTATCCTTTGACTTCCATTCCCTTGATCGCATATTGTACTCTTCCAGCGGTTTGTCTTCTAACAGGAAAGTTTATTGTCCCTGAG ATAAGCAACTATGCTAGTCTCATTTTCATGGCACTCTTTATATCTATTGCGGCTACAGGCATCCTTGAGATGCAGTGGGGTGGTGTCGGCATCCACGACTGGTGGAGAAATGAGCAGTTCTGGGTAATTGGTGGGGTCTCATGTCACCTGTTTGCTCTCTTCCAGGGTCTACTAAAAGTTTTGGCTGGAGTCAGCACAAATTTCACGGTCACGTCCAAAGCCGGAGATGATGGAGAATTCTCTGAGCTATACCTCTTTAAGTGGACATCACTGTTAATCCCTCCCTTGACTCTGCTCATCCTCAACATAATTGGAGTCATTGTCGGCGTTTCAGATGCCATCAATAATGGCTACGAAACTTGGGGTccactgtttggtaaacttctCTTTGCTTTGTGGGTCATTGTTCATCTTTATCCCTTCCTCAAGGGATTCATGGGAAAACAAGATCGGTTACCTACAATCATAATTGTTTGGGCAATTCTTCTTGCCTCGATTTTAACTCTTTTATGGGTCCGAATAAACCCTTTCATTTCCAAGGACGGCATTGTACTAGAGGTGTGTGGACTGGATTGCAACTAG
- the LOC104450845 gene encoding abscisic stress-ripening protein 5 has protein sequence MAEGHRHHLFHHKKEDEQPVEAVNYSETAYGSETTYGSGPGSKTTYGSGPGSETTYGGGPGSGPDSAYGSGAAYGSGPDGAYAETTEVTTITEPEVDYKKEEKHHKHLEEVGGLGAVAAGAYALYEKHESKKDPEHAHRHKIEEEVAAAAAVGAGGFAFHEHHEKKETKEEEEEAHGKKHHHLF, from the exons ATGGCCGAAGGACACCGCCACCACCTCTTCCACCACAAGAAGGAGGATGAGCAACCCGTTGAGGCTGTCAACTACTCCGAGACCGCCTACGGCAGTGAGACCACCTACGGCAGTGGCCCTGGCAGTAAAACCACCTACGGCAGTGGCCCTGGCAGTGAAACCACCTATGGCGGTGGCCCTGGCAGTGGCCCTGATAGCGCTTACGGCAGTGGCGCTGCCTACGGCAGTGGCCCTGATGGTGCTTATGCTGAGACCACCGAAGTGACCACCATCACGGAGCCTGAGGTCGATTacaagaaggaggagaagcacCACAAGCACCTCGAAGAAGTCGGCGGGCTCGGTGCAGTCGCTGCTGGCGCTTATGCTTTG TATGAGAAGCATGAGTCCAAGAAGGACCCAGAGCACGCCCACAGGCACAAGATAGAGGAGGAAGtggccgccgccgctgctgtcGGGGCCGGCGGGTTCGCCTTCCATGAGCACCACGAGAAGAAGGAgaccaaggaagaagaggaagaggctCATGGCAAGAAGCACCACCATCTCTTCTAA